A genomic region of Myxococcota bacterium contains the following coding sequences:
- a CDS encoding HAMP domain-containing protein — protein sequence MIFPLRLKLALLSSLLLVGAIGTVSLVVLDRSARALADEAGKRAVVLAQQLARNAREPMLLQDDLMLSQLLESLAKEAEVSAVRLLDKDGRVVASSQKGDPERMPRMALGTDLETESKNGVLVVASRMSYRDVDIGEAQVVLDVAAVTRNVRQSARRDVLYASGVLLAVGLLIAFVVSGMVSRPLQRLRLAVNALAAGDLSARVEPSSRDEIGVLTRAFNEMSQSLGEKRRIETAFRRYVSDHVLQEVIDSPEAI from the coding sequence GTGATTTTCCCGCTGCGCCTCAAGCTGGCGCTCCTGTCCAGCCTGTTACTCGTCGGCGCGATCGGCACTGTGTCGCTGGTCGTGCTCGACCGCAGCGCCCGCGCGCTGGCCGACGAGGCGGGAAAGCGCGCCGTCGTGCTCGCCCAGCAGCTCGCGCGCAACGCCCGCGAGCCCATGCTGCTGCAGGACGACCTCATGCTGTCGCAGCTGCTCGAGAGCCTGGCGAAAGAGGCCGAGGTGAGCGCCGTGCGCCTGCTCGACAAGGACGGGCGGGTGGTGGCGTCCTCGCAGAAGGGCGATCCCGAGCGCATGCCGCGCATGGCGCTCGGCACCGACCTCGAGACCGAATCCAAGAACGGCGTGCTGGTGGTCGCCTCGCGCATGAGCTACCGCGACGTCGACATCGGCGAGGCGCAGGTCGTGCTCGACGTGGCGGCGGTGACTCGCAACGTGCGCCAGAGCGCGCGCCGCGACGTGCTCTACGCCTCGGGCGTGCTGCTCGCCGTGGGCCTTTTGATCGCCTTCGTGGTCTCGGGCATGGTCAGTCGTCCACTGCAGCGGCTGCGCCTGGCCGTGAACGCGCTGGCCGCAGGCGACCTGTCGGCGCGCGTCGAGCCCAGCTCACGCGACGAGATCGGCGTGCTGACCCGCGCCTTCAACGAGATGAGTCAGAGCCTGGGCGAGAAGCGCCGCATCGAGACGGCCTTCCGCCGCTACGTCTCGGACCACGTGCTCCAGGAGGTGATCGACTCACCCGAGGCGATC